Proteins from a genomic interval of Candidatus Edwardsbacteria bacterium RifOxyA12_full_54_48:
- a CDS encoding aspartate-semialdehyde dehydrogenase: MTIGLVGATGLVGQTILQVLAERSFPLAGLRLWASSRSDGRRIKFKGKNYPVASVERADFSGCGVVFFAGTEGEKGASRRYAQKAIAAGAVVIDNGSDFRMDPKIPLIVPEVNPQDVKKHQGLIANPNCSTIQMVVALAPIYKKYRVRRIVVSTYQAVSGAGRGGAKTLEDEIKNQKSKIKNQIFARQIAFNVIPQISDFSQLGYSGEEWKMVRETQKILHDKNIAVNATTVRVPVLTGHSESVYFETGKNCTLKQIEQLLAKAPGVVFNNKDYITPAELKDSDLTYVGRLRPDPFKKNAFVMWVVADNLRKGAATNAVQIAELLLKLKIKDKI; the protein is encoded by the coding sequence ATGACAATAGGTTTGGTGGGCGCCACCGGGCTGGTGGGGCAGACCATACTCCAGGTTCTGGCGGAAAGAAGCTTTCCCCTGGCCGGGCTCAGATTGTGGGCCTCCAGCCGGTCGGACGGACGGCGGATCAAATTCAAGGGGAAAAATTATCCGGTGGCCTCGGTGGAGCGGGCCGACTTCTCCGGCTGCGGCGTCGTGTTCTTTGCCGGCACCGAAGGTGAGAAGGGCGCCAGTCGGCGGTATGCCCAAAAGGCCATCGCGGCCGGGGCGGTGGTGATCGACAACGGCTCCGACTTCAGGATGGATCCAAAAATCCCGCTGATCGTTCCCGAGGTCAACCCTCAGGACGTCAAAAAACACCAAGGGCTGATAGCCAATCCCAACTGCTCCACCATCCAGATGGTGGTGGCCCTGGCGCCCATATATAAAAAATACCGGGTCAGGCGGATCGTGGTGTCCACCTATCAGGCGGTGTCGGGAGCGGGGAGGGGGGGGGCGAAGACTCTTGAAGATGAAATCAAAAATCAAAAATCAAAAATCAAAAATCAAATCTTTGCCAGGCAGATTGCCTTCAATGTGATACCTCAGATATCCGACTTCTCCCAGCTGGGCTACAGCGGCGAGGAGTGGAAGATGGTGCGCGAGACCCAGAAGATACTGCACGATAAAAATATCGCCGTCAACGCCACCACGGTCAGGGTCCCGGTGCTGACCGGGCATTCGGAGTCGGTCTATTTCGAGACCGGGAAGAACTGCACTTTAAAGCAGATCGAACAATTGCTGGCCAAGGCGCCGGGCGTGGTTTTCAACAACAAGGATTACATCACCCCGGCGGAATTGAAGGATTCGGACCTGACCTATGTCGGCCGATTGCGGCCCGATCCTTTTAAAAAGAATGCCTTTGTGATGTGGGTGGTGGCGGACAACCTGCGCAAAGGCGCGGCTACCAATGCCGTGCAGATAGCGGAATTGTTATTGAAATTAAAAATCAAAGATAAAATATAG
- a CDS encoding aspartate kinase, which yields MPIIVQKYGGSSVSNVRRIKAVAARIVRAKRRGNKVVVVVSAMADTTDDLTALARQISSDPPRREMDMLLTTGERISMALLAMAIHSLNEKAVSFTGSQVGIITDSSHTRAKILEIKPDRLKDSLKNDSIVIVAGFQGVSLAREITTLGRGGSDTTAVALAVALEADTCEIYSDFSGIFSADPRLVKTARPIKRISFDEMLELSSCGAQVLHLRAVELAAKYRMPLVCRSSFDNKPGTTVGKGSKMERVVVKAIAHDKFLAMLAMKAVPRRSVLLSQVVTQLAGAGINIRSYFHGGGDKDKTDLNFIVNQTDLKAAKEIMEKDLRKMKGAGLYLNDDIGAVSLIGSGVGSEPAVMAKMLAQLGKMKIHIEGMTTSQTKLTCFVSRQDIEKAVLALHKSFIG from the coding sequence ATGCCGATAATCGTCCAAAAATACGGAGGCAGCTCGGTCTCCAACGTCCGGCGCATCAAGGCGGTGGCCGCCCGGATCGTCCGGGCCAAGCGCCGGGGCAACAAAGTGGTGGTGGTCGTCTCGGCCATGGCCGACACCACCGACGACCTCACCGCCCTGGCCCGCCAGATATCCTCCGACCCGCCCCGCCGCGAGATGGATATGCTGCTGACCACCGGCGAGCGGATATCCATGGCCCTGCTGGCTATGGCCATCCATTCGCTGAACGAAAAGGCGGTATCCTTCACTGGGTCGCAGGTGGGCATCATCACCGACTCCAGCCACACCCGGGCCAAGATCCTGGAAATAAAACCGGACCGCTTGAAAGATTCCCTTAAAAATGATAGCATAGTGATCGTGGCCGGGTTCCAGGGGGTCAGTTTGGCGCGGGAGATCACCACCCTGGGGCGGGGCGGCTCGGACACCACCGCGGTGGCCCTGGCGGTGGCCCTGGAGGCCGACACCTGCGAGATCTACAGCGACTTTTCCGGCATTTTTTCGGCCGACCCCCGGCTGGTCAAAACCGCCCGGCCGATAAAACGGATATCATTCGATGAGATGCTGGAGCTGTCCAGCTGCGGGGCTCAGGTTCTTCATTTGCGGGCGGTGGAGCTGGCCGCCAAGTACAGAATGCCGCTGGTCTGCCGCAGCAGTTTTGATAACAAACCGGGAACGACAGTAGGGAAAGGTTCTAAGATGGAGAGGGTGGTCGTCAAAGCCATTGCCCACGATAAATTTTTGGCCATGCTGGCCATGAAGGCGGTGCCCCGCAGGAGCGTCCTGCTGAGCCAGGTGGTCACCCAGCTGGCCGGGGCCGGGATAAACATCCGGTCCTACTTCCACGGCGGGGGAGACAAGGATAAGACCGACCTCAATTTCATCGTCAACCAGACGGACCTCAAGGCGGCCAAAGAGATCATGGAGAAGGATCTGAGGAAGATGAAGGGGGCCGGGCTGTACCTCAATGACGACATCGGCGCGGTGTCGCTGATCGGCAGCGGGGTGGGCAGCGAGCCGGCGGTGATGGCCAAGATGCTGGCCCAGCTGGGAAAAATGAAGATCCACATCGAGGGCATGACCACCAGCCAGACCAAGCTTACCTGCTTCGTGTCCCGCCAGGACATCGAGAAGGCGGTGCTGGCTTTGCACAAGAGTTTTATCGGATAA